The segment TTGGGTCTCACATGGAGTGACTTTGGCTCGCAAGAACAACGGAACGCAATGTGAAACCCAATCCCGACCGTCTTCCCACTAAATCACACACTTCCAAGCCTGGAAAGGATGGTCCCATATGAAAGCCTATCTCGACTTGTGTCAGCGGATCTTGAAGGAAGGAACACGGAAAAAGGATCGGACCGGAACAGGCACCCTCAGTCTCTTCGGTCACCAGATGCGGTTTGATCTGGGGGAGGGATTCCCCCTGGTGACCACCAAAAAACTGCATACCCGGTCCATCATCCATGAATTGCTCTGGTTTTTGCAGGGAAGCACCAATATCCGGTACCTGCAGGAACATCAGGTCCGGATCTGGAATGAATGGGCTGACGAAAACGGGGACCTGGGACCCGTTTACGGGAAGCAATGGCGCTCCTTCAGCGGGGCCGACGGAAAAACGGTGGATCAAATCCAATGGGTGGTGGATGAAATCAAGAGAAACCCCGACTCCCGCCGCCTGATCGTCAGTGCCTGGAATCCGACGGAATTGGAAGAGATGGCCCTTCCCCCCTGCCACTGCCTGTTCCAGTTTTATGTGAAGGATGGAACCCTCTCCTGCCAATTGTATCAGCGAAGCGGCGACACTTTTTTGGGAATTCCCTTCAACATCGCCAGCTATGCGCTGTTGACCCACATGATCGCCCATGTGACGGGACTGAAACCCGGGGAGTTTATCCACACGCTGGGTGATGCCCATCTCTATCTGAACCATTTGGACCAGGTGAAGGAGCAGCTCACCCGTCAGCCGCTGCCCCTGCCGACCCTGAAGCTGAACCCGGATGTCACTTCCATCTTTGATTTCACTTATGAGGATATCCGGATCGAGGGATACCAGTCCCATCCCCATATCAAAGGGGAGGTCTCCGTGTGATCCGCCTCATCGTCGCCTATGCCAAACATCGCGTCATCGGCCGCAAGGGTCAGATGCCCTGGCACCTGCCCAATGACCTGAAGCATTTTAAAGAGACCACCACAGGTCATACCATCGTCATGGGGCGCAAAACCTATGAATCCATCGGAAAACCATTGCCCCGCCGGCGAAATGTGGTCCTGACCGCAAACCGTCACTTCCAGGCTCCCAAAGGGGTGGAAGTGATCCACAGTCCCCGGGAGGTCGCACAGTTGGGGGATGTATTCATCATTGGCGGAGCCCAACTGTATGAACAGTTCCTCCCCTTGGCCGATCGTCTCTACATCACGGAGATCGACCTGGAGACGGAGGGGGACACCTTTTTCCCGGAATGGGACCCGCAGGAGTTCAGGATCATCTCACAGAGGGAGGGCGTCACCGATCCACAAAACCCCCATCCCCACACCTTTTACATCCTGGAACGAAAACACGGCAAATAGGATATCAACAACCCAAACCACCGCGCCCGGATGCGCGGTGGTTTGGGTTTAAAGCATCGCCTTCTTCAGGTGATGAAGATAGCGGGAGCGGACCAGGAAGAAATAGCAGAGCTGAACGAGGAAGAAAGCCCCGATGGTGATCATAGCCGAAGAACTTCTGAATATGAGATTGGAGCAGCTGACGAAGTTGAGGGTCATCCTCCACAATCAATATTTTTGTCATACAGACCCTTCCTTTTCATGGAATAACTCCAACCCATTTTACCTCGATACCTTCTCAACATATTAAATCATACAGCGGGAATCCACCTCTGTCCGCTTTTCTTCAGATGACAAATGTCGGTAACCTGGACAGAAGTGAATGAGTTCCCCAAGAATAAACCACCCTCCAAATCGGATGATTTGAAGGATGGTTTTTCAGTCAAAAATCGTTTGATATCGTTTCACCCCGCCAACATCCGACCCTTCAACCGGGGCTTCAGCCTTCGGTACAAGGGCACGAACACCAGGGCCACGATCAGACCCTTCAGCAGGTTGAAGGGGCCGATTCCGTAGAGGACCAAGGCGGTCTTCTCCGGTCCTTCCACGGTCCAGTTGATCAGAAATGCGTAAGCAGGAAGGATCACCCAATAATTGACGATACTCATCAGGATCGCCGTCACCAGAGTGGCTACACCCAAACCGGCGATCAAGCCCTTGGTGCCGGGGATTTTCCGGGCCGTCCACACTGTGATCAGGACGAACACGCTCCCGGCCAGAAAGTTGGCCATCTGGCCGATGGGCACCCCGGATTCGCTCCCGGTGAAGGCGAAGTGGAGGAGATTTTTCACAAATTCCACTGTCACCCCCGCCAAGGGACCGAACATCAGCCCCGCCACCAAAGCCGGAAGTTCACTGAAGTCCACTTTTAGAAAAGCGGGAAAGGGAGGCACTGGAAAGTTCAGATATTGGATTAAAAAGGCAAACCCAGACAACAAAGAGATCATGGTCAACTTTCGGGTCGACAGTTTCCCCGCCATCAGACCGACACTCCTTTTTCGTGTATCTGATGACGACGGTACAACAAACAAAAAACCCAAAGAGCGCAGTCAGACCACGTTCTTCGGGCAGGGAAAATCAGGCAGGCCGAAAAAAGGGGATGTCCTCCCTTTCGGACCACCGGATCCATGTACACGTCATCATCCTTCTCCCATCCAGACTATACTGTCGGTCCCGGAGTTGCACCGGGTCCACCGCTCGCGCGGGTCACGGACTGAGGCACAGTTCGTGCCATCACCGCCGGTCGGGAATTTCACCCTGCCCCGAAGGATCAAAACCATATTCAATTACTACACATTCTAAACCAGCGATGGCGGGAAGGTCAATTCACCCCCTCTTTTTCCCTTCCGATTCCTCAGCCAAACCTTCCATCACCTGTCGGAACACCTGATGCGCCCGCAGATCATTCCCGTTTTTGACGGAACGGATCACCACAGCCACGGCATAACGTGGACTTTCATAGGGGCTGTATCCCACCATCCACTTGTTGTACCGATCCTTATTCAAGCCCAACTGGGCCGTTCCCGTCTTCGCACCCATGGATACCGCCGCCCCCTTCAGATCGGAGGCCGTTCCCCGGAGGACGGTTCCCCGCATCATCTCCCGTACGGCACGGAGTGCTCCGGGAGAGATTTTGCGATCCGTTTTGAGAGCGTGAAGGGAAAAACGAAAGTAGGGTTTCCCGTCATGATACTGAATCTCACGCACCACCCGGGGGTTCATCGTTTTTCCCCCATGGAACAGAGTGGTCACCATATTGGCCGCTTGAAGCGGGGTCATCCGCACATCCCGCTGCCCGATGGCTGTCTGCACCACGGCCCCGGCATCTTTACGGGAGGTCTCTTCGGAAAAAATCATCCCCGTCTGTTCCCCGGTCAACTGGCGAAACCCATCTTCCTTGAACACTCGGCCCGACCAGAGGATCCGCTGCCCCAACCCCATACGACGGGCTGCATCCTCAATCGTTTTCCCCCCCAGCCGTTCCGCCACCTGGGAGAAGACGACATTACAGGAGTTGGCATAGGCCTGGGATAAGGTTTGGCGCCCGTGTCCCCCTTCTTTGGAATCCTTCATCCCGTAGCGGCCCAGGTGTCCATTGCAGGTGAATGTTTCTGTTGGTTTCACCTTGCCACTGTCCAGAGCCGCCACCGCGACCACAGTCTTGAAGATGGAGCCCGGGGTCGTCTCCATCAGCGCCCGGTTGTCCCAGGGGTTCTCCCCTTTACGGGCGGTGTCGGTATCCGGCCGGCTGGCCATGGCCAGAACATCTCCAGTGGCGATCTCCTGCACGACCACAGCTCCATCCGTCACCCCCGCCTCATCCAGCGCCTTTTCCGCCACCTGCTGTGCTGTCAGGTCCAGGGTGGATTGAATGCGGTAGGGAATCGCTCCGCCGCTTTCCTCCGTCGTCATATTGAGCCCGTTCAAGGGTTGCCCCCTGCCATCGGTGGTGTAGGTGAGCAACTGTTGAGCCCCTCCGCGCAGAAATGGTTCAAAAGCCGCTTCCAAACCGGTCACCCCGATCCGGGAATGGGATTGGTATCGTCCATCGGCCCACTCCTCCGGATACTTCTCCCGCACCAGAAAGGGATTCCGTTCCACCCGTCCGATCAGCTGTTGTGCCGGCCGCCGTCCGTCATACCGATTGTCCCCCTGAAGGGCGTAAACTCCCGGGATATCCAGCCTCTGGATGGCTCGGGCCTGTTCTTCGGTAAGGGTCGGCCCCTCTCCTTTCCTGTCGGGAAGCGCACGGGGTTGGTCCAGCTCATCCACCTTCTCCCGAAATTCGCCGAAGGAATATCCGGCGATCTCAGCCACCCGCTTCAACTGGTCTGCATAGGCGGTCCATTGGCTGTCCGACAGCGGAAAGAGGACCAGTCTCCAATCTTTCTCCCCGGTCAAGGATTTCCCCTTGCGGTCCAGGATCGGCCCCCGGCCGCTGTCCACCACATACATCCGGCTCTGCTGGGCTTCAGCCCGGGCGATCAAGTCCGCCTCTTCTCCCGAAAAGGAATGCACCGCCACCATCTGGATCCAATAGAGTCGCAACAGAATTCCGGAAAAGGCCACAGTCAACGCCCCTGTAATCAGCAAGGCTCTCCACCGCTTCGATTCTCCTGCTCCGTTACGCATCTCCATCCGCCCCTTCCAGCATCCAGCTTGGGCATCTCTTCTGTCGTGTATACCGGATCGGAAAATAAATCGAAACCTACCGGGATCATCCTGCATGCTCCATAAAAACAGCCCCCCGGTCCGTAACATCGGGGGGCTGTCGTCCTATCGGTTTTCACAACTCTTCACTGGGAGCCATCCTCTTTGGCGGCTTCTTTTTTGCTTCGCTCGATGTTCTGCAAATGTTCCTTTTCCGTGCGGGCGAAATAATGGAGTCCGGAGCCGTCCTTGCGTGTCACATAATAGAAATAGGGATGTTTTTCCGGTTCCAGGGCGGCACGGAGCGCCTTGGGACCCGGGTTGGAGATGGGGCCCGGCGGCAATCCTTTGATCCGGTACGTGTTATACGGACTTTTGATTTCCAGGTCCTTGTACAGCAACCGGGCTTTCTGCTCGCCCAAGGCATATTGGACGGTGGCATCCACTTGCAGTTTTTTGCCCACCTTCAGACGATTGTAGATCACTCCGGCGATCCGGGGGAATTCTTCCTCCACTTTTCCTTCCCGTTCAATGATGGAGGCAATGGTCACCCACTCATCCATCGTCAGATTTTGCTCTTTCAGCTTCGGCCGAATCCCTTCCCGCTCCATATTCCGCTCAAATTGTTGCAGCATTTTCTGCACCAGGTGCTTGGAATCGGTTCCTTTGGGCAGGTTGTACGTGATGGGATACAGATACCCCTCCAATTGATAACGCCGCTTCCGATCCGAGGGAATCTCCTTTACAAAAGAGTCGGGATAATCCTCTTTACGGTTCACGGCCTGGAGAAATTCGTCGCCGTCCAACCCTTTTTTATCCAACACGGCGGCGATCTTCTCCGCCGTAAATCCTTCCGGAACGGTCAGACGCATCACATTTTGTGAACCGTCGGTGAAAATATTCAGGATTTCAGGAGTCCCCGAACCTGGAGGAACTTCATACACCCCGGCCTTCAGATCCTTCGTTCTTCCTTTGAGAAAGGCGTATGCAACAAAGAGGAAATCATCCTTGATCAATTCTTTTCTTTCCAGTTCCCGGCCCACATTCAGAATCGAGTCGCCGGGCTTCACTTCCACCTCCACCGGCTGCTTCACGGAGGAGGGAGACAGGCTGTGCTCCACATACCAATATCCCAAGGCGGAAAATAACCCCACCATCAGGAAGGTAAAGAATAGACGGAGTAACCATTTCATGGTGGTTGCTTCCTCTCCTGATGTCTTCGCCCCTTACCTTAACATAACCTTGCTTCTTGGACAATCGGCCCAATGAACGAGAAAGGAGGTAGGCCCGGGTCGACCCCGGACCTCCTCCATTGACCTCAATCCGGACAGCAGGGAGGTCGGGTTTTGCGCCGGGCGCAAGAAGTGTTGTGATTTGGTGCATTCTTGGGCGGTCGGGATGGGGTTTCACATGACCTTCCGGTTGTTCTGAACTGCCAAAGTCACTCCATGTGAAACCCAACCTTTATGACCAACTTTTTTTACAACACTTCTCAGTTTGAGCTGTTTTGCGCCTGCGTCTGTTTGCTCTGTTGAATATAGAGTCGATGCTGTTCAAAGGTTTCGGCAAAATGATGTTCTCCTGTGCCATCCTTTTTGGTCACATAATAAAGGTATGAGTGTTTGTCCGGATTCAGGGCGGCGAGGAGCGCTTTTTCACCTGGGTTGGAGATGGCTCCCGGGGGGAGACCATCGATCTTGTACGTATTATAGACACTGTCCAGTTTCAGATCATCGTAGGAAAGACGGGCCTTTTGGGCACCGCGGGCATATTGGATCGTGGCATCCACCTGAAGCCGCATATTTTTGTTCAGGCGATTGTAGATCACACCTGCGATTTTTGGAAATTCCTGCTTGGCCTGACCTTCCCGTTCCACAATCGAGGCGATGGTCACCCATTTATCCAGGGTCAGGTTTTTACTCTCCAGTTGCTCCATCACCCGGTGTTCCTCCATCTTATTGTGGAATTGGCCCAGCATCATATTGATCACATCCTCCGGTTTGGCAGTTTTGGGGATGTTGTAGGTGCTGGGAAAGAGATAGCCTTCCAAACGGTAGCGCCGTTGGGCATCGGTGGGAACTTTCCGGAGGAAGTCCTGGCTGAATTCCTCTTCTTCCGCCGCCCGGACAAAATCTTCTTTGGAAAATTGAGTTTTTTGTTCCAACTTTTCGCCGATCTGTTCGATGGTATAACCTTCGGGAATGGTGACCGTGACTGTATTTTGGCGTCCCTTGGTGATGATATCGAGAATTCCGTTGACATTCACATCAGGGGGGATCTCATATACCCCCGCCTGCAACCCTTTGGATTTGCCCGTCAGCCAAGCATATGTACTGAAAAACCAATCATTGCGGATCAATCCCCGTTCCTTCAGCATGTGGCCGATTTCCGCCGTGGATGTCCCGGATCCGATCTCCATTTGGACAGGCCGGGAGCGCTTGGGAGAACCGAGGGAGTGATCGACATAAAGATAAGCCAGAAAAGACCATGCGGAAAAAAGGACCAAAGTATAAATGATACGCATCAGCCATTTCATCCATGGGTACTCCTTCTTCTGTTTTGCCCTCCTTATGTTATCACATGTCCCACAAAAAAAAACGGGGGGTACCCCCGTCAATCGACATCAATCGCCTAAATAGAGCATTTCGTCTAGTGCATCCGTCACATGATCCCATTCATCCTCATCATCCACATGCTCCAGACGCGGACCTCCGTCTTTTTGGCTGACCCGAAAGATAAAGGCATCCGGATCTCGTTCTTCGGAAGCGCTCAACACCGCGTAATGACGTCCATCCACTTCCAACTCCCTCAAAATCCGATACCGGGAATCCTGGTTGACCCCCTCTTCATCCACCAGAGTCAGTTCCTGTCCCCATTCGTTTTCGAGGGTATTCAGTTTCCTGACCATTCCTTCACTCTGTGTCTCCAAAAGGATCACCCATCATCCGTCATCGTGATTCAGTTCCGTCTCCAGTGTGTGCAAGACTTCTTCGATCATGTCCCACTCGCTCTCATCTTCAATCGGAATCAGGTTGATATTTTCCCCGTCCTCTTCATAGCGGAAGGGATAAACCTCCTGTTCCGCCGTCTCGTCGTCATCTTCCCCCTCATCCTCGTCGGCAGGGGTGAGCAAAATGTATTTATGGCCATTATCCCGCTCAAACTGGAAGAGTACCTCAAAGGTCTCCTCCTGACCATCCTCATTGCTGATGACGATCATTTCTTGTTCATGTTCATGGTTTCCATTCTCACTCATCTCTATTCCTCCTTCGGGCTTCCAGGTACCCTTGCAGAATCCAGGAGGCCGCCATTCGATCGACCACTTTTCGCCGTTTGCGACGACTCAGATCGGCGTCGATCAAGGTCCTTTCCACTGCAACGGTGGACAATCGTTCATCCCATAGTTCCACCGGGATTTGAAAACGTTCTTCCAATTCCCGACCCAATTGTCTGCAGGCTTCCCCTTTCGCTCCGATGGAGCCGTCCATATTGCGGGGCAGGCCCACGACAAGGGCTTCCACTTCATAATCCTCAATCAGTCGGGCGAGGCGGTCCAGCCAATCAGGGTGATCCCGCCGGAGGACATCCACCCCCTGAGCGGTCCACCCCATCGGATCGCTGACTGCCACTCCCACCCGTTTTTCTCCCAGGTCCAATCCCATGATTCTGGTCAATCGATTCGCTCCTGACCATCCATTTTCTTTGGCTCACTCAGTCCTGTTGCTGATTGGATTCAAGAAAGGTTTTCACCAGTTCCTCCAACAGTTCATCCCGTTCCAGCTTGCGGATCAAGGCACGGGCGTTATTGTGCCGGGGGATATATGCCGGATCTCCGGAGAGGAGATACCCCACCAACTGGTTGATCGGATTGTATCCCTTCTCTTTGAGAGCGGAGTATACCATCAACAACACTTCTCGGGGGTTCGCTTCCTGATCCTCTCCACGGAAGTCAAATTTCATTGTTTTATCCATGGACAGTCTTAACACCTCTTTCTATCTATTGGCCATCTTTCTGTTAACCATTCGCCCTTACAGATTCATTTCCTCTTTTTTCATGAAATTGCTTTCTTGAAACGGGGAAGGGAAAAGGTTATCCCTGTTGTTTAATATATTCCATCGCGGCAGCCAAAGCTTCATCCAATTTTTCCGGTTGCTTGCCCCCGGCTTGAGCCATGTCCGGTCGTCCCCCTCCGCCGCCGCCGCAGCGGGATGCCGCTTCCTTGACCAATTTTCCGGCATGGAACCCCGCCTTTACACAATCGGAAGAGACAGCGGCCACCAATTGCACTTTCCCTTCACCCGCCGCGCCGAGGAGAATGATCCCCCGGGGAATCCGGGTTTTCAGGTCATCCACCATCTGTCGCAATCCTTCCATATCCGGAACATCCACTTTGGCCGTCAAGACCGGAATCCCGTTGATCTCCTTCACATCCCGGGCCAGATTCTCCCCTTCCAGCCGATTCAGTTTGGATCGCAGGGATTCATTCTCCCGGGTCAATTCCTTTGCCCGGTTCTGCAATGTCTCCAATCGCTCCACCACTTCAGCGGGGTTGGTTTTGAGACGGCGGGCAGCCTCCTCCAGAATATCCAGCCTGTTTTCAAGGTGGCGATAGGCATGACGACCGGTCACCGCTTCCACGCGACGGATGCCGGAACCGATCCCCCCTTCACTCACCAGTTTGAACAGTCCGATCTCCCCCGTCTGTCGGACATGGGTACCGCTGCACAGCTCCAGACTGTAATCCCCTACCCGAACCACACGCACCCGATCTCCGTATTTTTCTCCAAACAGGGCCATCGCCCCCATCGCTTTGGCCTCTTCCAGGTCTTTCTCAAAGGTTTCCACCGGGAGATTGGCCCAGATCTGTTGATTGACCCGTTCTTCCACTTCCCGTCTCTGTTCCTCGCTCATGGGCTCCATATGGGTGAAATCAAAACGGAGCCGGTCGGGGGCCACCAGGGAGCCCGCTTGATTCACATGGTCCCCCACCACTTCTTTCAATGCTTTGTGCAACAGATGGGTGGCTGTGTGATTCTTCACCACATCTTCCCTGAATCCATGATCAATCCGGGCACGTGCCCGGTCTCCCCGCTGCAGGGTTCCTTCTTGCACCCGGACTTGGTGGATATGTTCCCCCCGGGGGCCCTTTTTTACATCCTCCACCAGCAGCCGGGCCCCGGAGGTGAGAATCTCCCCGCGATCTCCCACCTGACCCCCGCTTTCGGCATAGAAGGGGGTCTCCTCCAACAGGACGAAACAGCTGTCTCCTTCATCCACCTCTTCCACCAAGCGGTGATCATCGATGATAGCCACCACCCGGGTATCCGCCCCGCGGGAGGTATACCCGATAAAGTGAGTCTTCACATCCAACTCGGCGAAGACGCCGCCTTGGACCTGCATGCTCCCTTCATCCTGCCGGGCCTTTCGCGCCCGTTCCCGCTGGCGGGCCATCTCCTGCTCAAACCCTTTGGTATCCACAGTCAGTCCCTTTTCACGGGCAAAGTCTTCTGTCAGATCCAGGGGAAACCCATAGGTGTCATACAGAGTAAAGGCGTCGGAACCGCTGATCTCTCTCTTTCCTTCCTCCCGAAGCTTTGCCGCCTTCCTCTCCAGAAGATGCAATCCCTCGGACAACGTTTCCAAGAACCGCTCCTCTTCCTTTTTGATCACCCGGCGGATCAAATCTTTCTTTTGGGCTGGCTCCGGATAAAACTCCTCCATCATCCCGGCCACCACATCTGTCAGAGAATAAAGGGAAGCCTGTTCAATTCCCAGGGTGCGTGCATATCGAACCGCCCGGCGCAAAAGCCGTCTCAGGACATACCCCCGCCCTTCATTGGAAGGAGTCACTCCGTCACCGATGGCAAACACCAGCGTGCGTATATGATCGGCGATCACCCTGAGTGCAGTGTCCGTTTTCGGATCGACCCCGTATGTGACGCCGGCCCGTTCACAAATGGCTTGGATGATGGGTTGAAAAAGATCCGTGTCAAAATTGGTTGGAACATCCTGCATCACAGATGCCATTCGCTCCAGTCCCATCCCGGTATCGATATTCTTCTTGGGAAGTGGGGTGTAGCTCCCGTCGGGATTGTGATTGTATTGGGAGAAGACCAAATTCCAAATCTCCAGAAAGCGTTCATTTTCCCCTCCGGGATAGCATTCCGGATCATCGGGATCCCCATAGGCTTCCCCCCGATCGTAGAAGATCTCCGTGTTGGGTCCGCTGGGCCCTTCCCCGATATCCCAGAAGTTATCTTTCAGCTTGACGATTCGTTCTTCGGGAATCCCCACTTGTTCGTGCCAGATCCGATAAGCTTCATCATCCTCGGGATGGATGGTGACGGAAAGTCGTCGGGGATCCATTCCCATCCAGGCGGGATCCGTCAAAAACTCCCACGCCCACCGGATCGCCTCCTCCTTGAAATAATCTCCGATGGAGAAGTTGCCCAGCATTTCGAAAAAAGTCTGGTGACGGGCGGTGTAGCCCACATTTTCGATATCGTTGGTCCGGATCGACTTCTGTGCGTTGACGATCCGGGGATTGTCCGGTTTCACCCGGCCGTCGAAGTATTTCTTCAACGTGGCCACCCCGCTGTTGATCCACAGGAGAGACGGATCGTCCACGGGCACCAGGGAGGCGCTGGGTTCCACCCGATGTCCTTTCTCCTTGAAGAAATCAAGAAACTTTTGCCGGATTTCGTTCCCTTTCATCCGCTTCATCCCCTTCAACCAAAATAAAAAACCTTTCATCCCTTCAGGGACGAGAAAGGTTCCCGCGGTACCACCCCGATTACCCCCGCACTCCCGGCGAAGGTCTCTTAAAAAGATAACGGCTTGAAGGTCGCCGGCGGGTTTCCACCCGCACTCCGGAACTGGCTTTCAACCACCTGCGTCCGCAAAAGGTCTTTCAGCCGGGGACCTTTCTCTCTGGGCGGGCATCCGGTTTACTTCGGTTCCGTCAACGTATTTACGATGTATTGATGTTTTTAAAACAGGTTGTCCCGCCTATTATACTACGAATGGCCCGCACTTCATACCTGTTCAGGGCTGTTTTTTCATGTAATGAGCCACCACATGCTCCACAATCACTTTGGCCACGGCAAAGAAGGGAACCGCCAAAATCAGACCGATAACTCCACCGGCTTCCCCTCCCACCAAGAGGGCAAAAATAATGAACAGAGGGTGCATATGCAACGTCTTGCCCACGATCTGGGGGGAAAGGATATTTCCCTCCACCATCTGAACCAGCAGATTGACAACGATAACTGCGATCATCTTCTCCGGAGAGATCGTCATCGCCACCAACAATGCAGGGATCGCTCCGAAAAAGGGACCCAGATAAGGGATGACATTGAAAACAGCCACCAGCAAGGCGAGAATCAGGGCATAGGGCAGGTGAATAATCAGATACCCGATATAAGCCAGTATACCCACACTGGCACAGACGAGCAACTGTCCCCGGATGTAATTGCCCAGGGCTTCATCCACATCCCGAAACAAGTGGAGCACTTCCTTCCGCCGACGGACAGGAAGCAAGGTGATCAATGATTTTTCGATCACATCCACATCTTTCAACATGTAAAAGGCGAGAAAGGGGATGATCACCACCAAAAAAAGTTGATTGAGGGTGGATCCCAGGGAATCCATCAGATTGCCCACCCCGTCAGTGACAGCCCCTTCCATTCGATTGAGGGATTTTTCAATCCCCAACCGCACACTATCGGGAAGGGAATCCTTGCTGTGGTTGTATTGGTCGATCCAGGACTGAACCCGGGCGTTCCATTCCGGCAGATGTTCGGAAAGCTCGGCCAATTGCGTATTGAGCAGTGGAACCAGATGGGTTAAAAGGATGGCGATTGCACCGATGAACAAAGAATAGATCAGCAGAACGGCCAGGGAGCGGGGAAGGGAACGATTGGCCAACAGATTGACCACCGGATTCAGGAGATAGGAGATGATAACTGCCACCAGAAAAGGACCCAACACCGCTTTGATAAAGAGAAACACCGCCCGGATCAGCGGTTCAATCTGGACCAGCAAAAACAGAATCCCCAAGATCATGAGAACCAGCAAAGCCGTCCCCAGCCAACGGCTTTGCGTCAACCGATCCATATCTCCACCTCCCCTGACTTCTTGATACAGTATATGTCCAACCCCCGGCATTTACCCAACCAATCAGAAACCCCCGGAAGCATCAGCTTCCGGGGGCAAGTCATCCAGCCTTTTTCAAGGCTGCCTTCGCTCAAGCCTGCTGCAGAAGGGGGGTCAGGTATCCAAAGAACGGGGCAAAGGATGGGTCAGCGGCCGAAACGGCGAATCATTTTGCTTCCCATGGTCCGGGAAACAATCCCGGCCATCGCCGCACTCAGTTTCATGTTGCGCATCCATCGGGGTGCGTCCCGCTGAATGCTTTCCACCATCTGATCGATGATGGAGCGGTTTTGACGGGAGCGACGGAACAACAGGGCTGCGGCTGAACCGATGAACAGGGCGGACAGGATCGAGCGTTTCATATCAATCCCCCTCCTGATTACATGGAAATGGAATCCTGGTTCCGATCAAGAAACAAATCGTTCAGGGAACTCAATGTGCCGTCTTCCTCCACCTGATGGACAGAGGTGATCTCCCCGTCGGCCACCGACAGTTCAATAAAACATCCCCAGCAATAAAGCTGGTTGGACCCGATTTTACCCAAATCATGGGATCGGCAATTGGGACAGCGAAGCATCGGAAATCCCTACCTTCTCATACGTCCTGGGGAAGTTGTCCCTCCATGGATGCGATCAGCACATCCTCTCCCCACGTCAGGGGGGAGTTGG is part of the Kroppenstedtia eburnea genome and harbors:
- the mltG gene encoding endolytic transglycosylase MltG, which translates into the protein MKWLMRIIYTLVLFSAWSFLAYLYVDHSLGSPKRSRPVQMEIGSGTSTAEIGHMLKERGLIRNDWFFSTYAWLTGKSKGLQAGVYEIPPDVNVNGILDIITKGRQNTVTVTIPEGYTIEQIGEKLEQKTQFSKEDFVRAAEEEEFSQDFLRKVPTDAQRRYRLEGYLFPSTYNIPKTAKPEDVINMMLGQFHNKMEEHRVMEQLESKNLTLDKWVTIASIVEREGQAKQEFPKIAGVIYNRLNKNMRLQVDATIQYARGAQKARLSYDDLKLDSVYNTYKIDGLPPGAISNPGEKALLAALNPDKHSYLYYVTKKDGTGEHHFAETFEQHRLYIQQSKQTQAQNSSN
- a CDS encoding DUF1292 domain-containing protein: MSENGNHEHEQEMIVISNEDGQEETFEVLFQFERDNGHKYILLTPADEDEGEDDDETAEQEVYPFRYEEDGENINLIPIEDESEWDMIEEVLHTLETELNHDDG
- a CDS encoding ECF transporter S component, producing MAGKLSTRKLTMISLLSGFAFLIQYLNFPVPPFPAFLKVDFSELPALVAGLMFGPLAGVTVEFVKNLLHFAFTGSESGVPIGQMANFLAGSVFVLITVWTARKIPGTKGLIAGLGVATLVTAILMSIVNYWVILPAYAFLINWTVEGPEKTALVLYGIGPFNLLKGLIVALVFVPLYRRLKPRLKGRMLAG
- a CDS encoding peptidoglycan D,D-transpeptidase FtsI family protein, which produces MRNGAGESKRWRALLITGALTVAFSGILLRLYWIQMVAVHSFSGEEADLIARAEAQQSRMYVVDSGRGPILDRKGKSLTGEKDWRLVLFPLSDSQWTAYADQLKRVAEIAGYSFGEFREKVDELDQPRALPDRKGEGPTLTEEQARAIQRLDIPGVYALQGDNRYDGRRPAQQLIGRVERNPFLVREKYPEEWADGRYQSHSRIGVTGLEAAFEPFLRGGAQQLLTYTTDGRGQPLNGLNMTTEESGGAIPYRIQSTLDLTAQQVAEKALDEAGVTDGAVVVQEIATGDVLAMASRPDTDTARKGENPWDNRALMETTPGSIFKTVVAVAALDSGKVKPTETFTCNGHLGRYGMKDSKEGGHGRQTLSQAYANSCNVVFSQVAERLGGKTIEDAARRMGLGQRILWSGRVFKEDGFRQLTGEQTGMIFSEETSRKDAGAVVQTAIGQRDVRMTPLQAANMVTTLFHGGKTMNPRVVREIQYHDGKPYFRFSLHALKTDRKISPGALRAVREMMRGTVLRGTASDLKGAAVSMGAKTGTAQLGLNKDRYNKWMVGYSPYESPRYAVAVVIRSVKNGNDLRAHQVFRQVMEGLAEESEGKKRG
- a CDS encoding DUF1292 domain-containing protein, coding for METQSEGMVRKLNTLENEWGQELTLVDEEGVNQDSRYRILRELEVDGRHYAVLSASEERDPDAFIFRVSQKDGGPRLEHVDDEDEWDHVTDALDEMLYLGD
- a CDS encoding thymidylate synthase; translated protein: MKAYLDLCQRILKEGTRKKDRTGTGTLSLFGHQMRFDLGEGFPLVTTKKLHTRSIIHELLWFLQGSTNIRYLQEHQVRIWNEWADENGDLGPVYGKQWRSFSGADGKTVDQIQWVVDEIKRNPDSRRLIVSAWNPTELEEMALPPCHCLFQFYVKDGTLSCQLYQRSGDTFLGIPFNIASYALLTHMIAHVTGLKPGEFIHTLGDAHLYLNHLDQVKEQLTRQPLPLPTLKLNPDVTSIFDFTYEDIRIEGYQSHPHIKGEVSV
- a CDS encoding dihydrofolate reductase; amino-acid sequence: MIRLIVAYAKHRVIGRKGQMPWHLPNDLKHFKETTTGHTIVMGRKTYESIGKPLPRRRNVVLTANRHFQAPKGVEVIHSPREVAQLGDVFIIGGAQLYEQFLPLADRLYITEIDLETEGDTFFPEWDPQEFRIISQREGVTDPQNPHPHTFYILERKHGK
- the mltG gene encoding endolytic transglycosylase MltG, with protein sequence MKWLLRLFFTFLMVGLFSALGYWYVEHSLSPSSVKQPVEVEVKPGDSILNVGRELERKELIKDDFLFVAYAFLKGRTKDLKAGVYEVPPGSGTPEILNIFTDGSQNVMRLTVPEGFTAEKIAAVLDKKGLDGDEFLQAVNRKEDYPDSFVKEIPSDRKRRYQLEGYLYPITYNLPKGTDSKHLVQKMLQQFERNMEREGIRPKLKEQNLTMDEWVTIASIIEREGKVEEEFPRIAGVIYNRLKVGKKLQVDATVQYALGEQKARLLYKDLEIKSPYNTYRIKGLPPGPISNPGPKALRAALEPEKHPYFYYVTRKDGSGLHYFARTEKEHLQNIERSKKEAAKEDGSQ